One genomic region from Alteromonas pelagimontana encodes:
- the pseB gene encoding UDP-N-acetylglucosamine 4,6-dehydratase (inverting), whose translation MSQFNEKSILITGGTGSFGKRFVSYLLESAEPRKIIIYSRDELKQFEMQQRFDAPCMRYFIGDVRDKDRLITAMKDVDLVVHAAALKQVPAAEYNPNECIKTNINGAQNVIDAAIASNVLRVIALSTDKAANPVNLYGATKLASDKLFVAANNISGAKGPRFSVVRYGNVVGSRGSVVPFYRHLLAQGKKLLPVTHPEMTRFWITLDEGVEFVVKNFSRMQGGEIFVPKIPSIRIVDLVEAMSGQREYETVGIRPGEKLHELMVPEEMAHHSIEFDNHYVIAPAITFFDKNVDYMKNRLGEEGHAVSEKFEYHSGKNPHFLTVEELKELDKLTA comes from the coding sequence TTGGTAAGAGGTTCGTTTCGTATTTACTCGAAAGTGCCGAGCCCAGAAAGATCATAATCTATTCTCGCGATGAACTAAAACAATTTGAAATGCAGCAGCGATTCGACGCGCCCTGTATGCGTTACTTTATTGGTGATGTGCGGGATAAGGATCGTTTGATTACCGCAATGAAAGATGTCGATCTGGTGGTTCATGCCGCTGCCCTAAAGCAAGTTCCTGCTGCTGAATACAACCCCAATGAATGTATAAAAACGAACATTAATGGCGCCCAAAACGTTATTGATGCGGCCATTGCTAGCAACGTGTTGCGGGTGATAGCGTTATCTACCGACAAAGCAGCGAATCCGGTTAACCTTTACGGTGCCACCAAGTTGGCGTCAGATAAACTCTTTGTAGCAGCAAATAACATTTCCGGCGCAAAGGGTCCGCGTTTTTCAGTAGTGCGGTATGGCAATGTAGTTGGATCTCGTGGTTCTGTGGTGCCATTTTACCGTCATTTGCTAGCACAGGGTAAAAAGTTATTGCCGGTGACTCATCCTGAGATGACACGGTTCTGGATTACACTGGATGAAGGTGTGGAGTTTGTTGTAAAGAACTTTTCTCGGATGCAGGGAGGAGAGATCTTTGTGCCCAAAATTCCTTCTATTCGAATTGTTGATTTAGTGGAAGCTATGAGCGGCCAGCGCGAGTATGAGACTGTTGGTATTCGCCCTGGGGAAAAGCTTCATGAACTTATGGTGCCCGAGGAAATGGCTCACCATTCTATTGAGTTTGACAATCATTATGTCATTGCGCCAGCCATTACGTTTTTCGATAAAAATGTCGACTATATGAAGAACCGGCTAGGCGAGGAAGGGCATGCAGTCTCAGAAAAATTTGAATACCACTCCGGGAAAAACCCCCACTTTCTAACAGTTGAAGAATTAAAGGAATTGGACAAGCTAACTGCATGA
- the pseC gene encoding UDP-4-amino-4,6-dideoxy-N-acetyl-beta-L-altrosamine transaminase, producing MIPYGKHNIDDADIAAVVDVLKNEFLTQGKQVPAFERALCEYTGASHAVAVNSGTSGLHIACLAAGIEAGDIVWTVPNSFAASANCALYCGASVDFVDIDPDTRNLSPALLQEKLHHAAKQKALPKALVVVHFAGSSCDMRQIADIVKPYNITLIEDGAHALGGEDFDGNKIGGSNCSSMTVLSFHPVKSITTAEGGAVLTNHADLAQKLRLYASHGITREKELLPAGHSDEAWYYAQQCLGYNYRLSDLHAALGLAQLKRLDSFIHARRKKAEYYHKALAELPVIRPPGNIRSAWHLYVIELLHHDRKQVFEALRNAGIGVNVHYIPIHWHPYYQKLGFAQGQYPASEKYYQRAITLPLYAELTADMQDEVIRQLKEVLM from the coding sequence ATGATCCCTTACGGCAAGCACAACATTGATGATGCCGATATTGCCGCCGTTGTCGATGTTTTAAAAAACGAATTTCTTACGCAGGGAAAGCAGGTTCCAGCGTTTGAAAGAGCGCTCTGTGAGTATACAGGAGCAAGTCATGCAGTGGCTGTAAACAGTGGGACGTCTGGTTTACACATTGCGTGTCTTGCCGCTGGCATTGAAGCTGGCGATATTGTCTGGACAGTACCTAACTCTTTTGCTGCGTCTGCGAACTGTGCGCTTTACTGCGGAGCATCGGTCGATTTTGTTGATATTGATCCGGATACCCGTAATTTGAGCCCGGCGTTACTACAAGAAAAGCTTCATCATGCAGCAAAGCAGAAAGCTCTGCCTAAAGCATTGGTAGTGGTGCATTTTGCTGGCAGCAGTTGTGATATGCGTCAGATTGCCGACATAGTCAAACCTTATAATATCACTCTAATTGAAGATGGTGCGCATGCACTAGGCGGTGAAGATTTCGATGGCAATAAAATTGGAGGGAGTAATTGTTCCTCCATGACGGTGTTGAGCTTTCATCCAGTGAAATCGATTACCACAGCTGAGGGCGGGGCGGTACTTACCAATCACGCAGACCTGGCGCAGAAGCTCAGACTTTATGCCAGTCATGGTATTACCCGTGAGAAAGAGCTTCTTCCAGCAGGTCACTCTGACGAAGCCTGGTATTACGCGCAGCAGTGTCTGGGCTATAACTATCGCTTGAGCGACCTTCATGCCGCGCTCGGATTAGCGCAGCTAAAGCGCCTGGACAGCTTTATTCACGCTCGTAGGAAAAAAGCAGAGTATTATCACAAGGCGCTGGCTGAACTTCCCGTTATTCGGCCTCCGGGCAATATCCGAAGCGCATGGCACTTGTACGTTATCGAGTTACTGCATCATGATAGAAAGCAGGTATTTGAAGCTTTGCGAAATGCAGGCATTGGTGTAAATGTGCATTATATTCCTATTCACTGGCATCCTTATTATCAAAAACTCGGTTTTGCTCAGGGCCAGTACCCAGCAAGCGAAAAATATTATCAACGAGCTATTACGCTACCTTTATATGCTGAACTTACGGCCGATATGCAAGATGAGGTTATTCGCCAGTTAAAAGAGGTGCTAATGTGA